TGAAGACTGAGCGCCGACCACCCCACTGATAGAGAGATCGCACTATGAGCCCAACGACGATCGTTTTGCCTCCCGGCCAACGTGTCGCGGTGATCGGCGCCGGCATCGCGGGCCTGGCGAGCGCATATTTCCTCGCACAAAAGTACCGGGTGACGGTTTTCGAGGCAGGGCAATACGCGGGCGGACACACGAATACCGTCGACGTCGAGCTCGACGGAATGCATGCGCCGGTCGATACTGGCTTTCTTGTGTTCAACGAGCGCACCTATCCTAACCTCATCGCCCTTTTCGACGAACTGGGCGTGCGATCCGTCGCAAGTGACATGTCGTTTTCCGTGTCCGTTGGCGGGGGCGCGCTCGAGTGGGCCGGGACCAGTCTGAACACCGTTTTCGCCCAGCGCCGGAATCTGTGCTCGCCGAGCTTTCTCGGCATGTTGCGCGACATCCTGCGATTCAACGCTTCTGCCGAGCGGCACCTCGAGAGCGCCTCGCGCGAGCGGCAGTCTGTCGGCGAACTCCTGCTGGTGCATGGTTACGGCCAACCGTTTCAGCAACACTATCTGCTGCCGATGGCCGCAGCCATCTGGTCGAGCCGCGCCGCCGATATTCTGCGGTTCCCCGCGGTGACGTTCCTGAGGTTCTGTCTGAACCACGCGCTGCTGCAGATCCGCGACCGGCCCCAGTGGCGTACCGTCGCCAGCGGCGGTCGCGAGTACGTCAGGCGCATCTGTGCCACGCTGGACGACGTTCGACTCGGCGCCCCCGTGACGCACGTGGAGCGGGACGGCGAAGGGGTGACGGTCCGGTTCGGCAACGCTGCGGCGGAGCGCTTCGATGCGGTGGTGATGGCCAGCCACGCGCCGACCAGTTTGCAGTTGCTTGGCGACGCCGACCCGGCGGAGCGCCGAGTGCTTGGCGCCGTGGGCTATCAATCGAACATTGCCGTGCTCCACACGGACCCGACGTTGCTCCCCAGACGCAGGCGCGTGTGGTCGGCGTGGAATTACGTGAGCCATGCGAGCCGGACAACGGCGTCTGATCATCCGGTTTGTGTGAGCTACCTCATCAATCAACTCCAGGCCCTGCCCTTCACTACGCCGGTGATCGTGACCCTCAACCCGGTGCGCGAGCCTGCGGCGTCTACGGTCATCGGCCGCTACGTCTACGAACATCCGCTGCTCGATCTCGGCGCGGTCGACGCCCAGTCGCACCTCCCGGCGCTGCAAGGCCGTCGACGGACCTGGTTCGCGGGCGCCTGGACCGGTTACGGATTTCACGAGGATGGCCTCAAATCCGCACTGCGCGTGGCCCGGGATTTCGATGTCCTCCCCTCATGGGCGTCCCTATGAAACCGACGGATCCGAGCGCCGCGCCTGCAGCATGGCTGCTTCGAGGGCACGTGATGCACGAACGTCTGTCACCGGTGCGGCACAGGTTCACCTATCCCCTGTTCCAGATCTCGTGCGACCTCGCACGCATGAACACCTTGGCAAGTTGGTGGTTCGCCGCCGACCGACACCGTCTTCTGAGCCTGAA
The Pandoraea oxalativorans genome window above contains:
- a CDS encoding NAD(P)/FAD-dependent oxidoreductase, translated to MSPTTIVLPPGQRVAVIGAGIAGLASAYFLAQKYRVTVFEAGQYAGGHTNTVDVELDGMHAPVDTGFLVFNERTYPNLIALFDELGVRSVASDMSFSVSVGGGALEWAGTSLNTVFAQRRNLCSPSFLGMLRDILRFNASAERHLESASRERQSVGELLLVHGYGQPFQQHYLLPMAAAIWSSRAADILRFPAVTFLRFCLNHALLQIRDRPQWRTVASGGREYVRRICATLDDVRLGAPVTHVERDGEGVTVRFGNAAAERFDAVVMASHAPTSLQLLGDADPAERRVLGAVGYQSNIAVLHTDPTLLPRRRRVWSAWNYVSHASRTTASDHPVCVSYLINQLQALPFTTPVIVTLNPVREPAASTVIGRYVYEHPLLDLGAVDAQSHLPALQGRRRTWFAGAWTGYGFHEDGLKSALRVARDFDVLPSWASL